From a region of the Fischerella sp. JS2 genome:
- a CDS encoding transposase yields the protein MKTLKFKLYQHKRNRFLKRMINASGIIYNHCIALHKRYYRMWGKHLSCAKLQSHIAKLRKCNPFWQTVGSQSVQDICQRIEKAYQLFFKHNKKGVRPPGFKKVKKYKSFTLKQSGYKFLGGNRVKIGNKVYQFWKSREIEGTVKTLTIKRTPLGELFMIIVVDDCSNSKIKFATGRIAGFDFGLKTFLTCSDGTKIESPQFLKQSLNAIRKASRQHSKKLKGSSNRERFRKNLVRKYEDISHRRRDWFWKLAHKLTDNFDVLCFETLNLKGMQRLWGRKISDLARREFLQILEWIAKKKHKQVVFVDQWYPSTKTCSSCGHILEKLDLSIRRWRCPSCQSENDRDENASLNIKRVGSSTLGVGDVRQSQTAISV from the coding sequence ATGAAAACCCTGAAGTTTAAACTGTATCAGCACAAAAGAAATAGATTCCTCAAGCGCATGATTAACGCGAGTGGGATAATCTACAATCATTGTATTGCCCTACACAAACGCTACTATCGAATGTGGGGCAAACACTTAAGCTGTGCAAAACTTCAATCTCATATTGCCAAACTGCGGAAATGTAATCCATTTTGGCAAACAGTAGGTTCTCAATCAGTACAAGATATTTGTCAACGCATTGAGAAAGCCTACCAATTATTTTTTAAACACAACAAAAAAGGAGTTAGACCGCCAGGATTTAAAAAAGTTAAGAAATACAAATCATTCACTCTTAAACAATCTGGATACAAGTTTTTAGGTGGAAATCGAGTCAAGATTGGGAACAAAGTTTATCAATTTTGGAAGTCGAGAGAGATAGAGGGAACAGTCAAAACCTTAACCATAAAACGCACTCCTTTAGGCGAGCTATTTATGATTATAGTTGTTGATGATTGTTCTAATTCAAAAATCAAGTTTGCGACTGGTAGAATAGCGGGATTTGATTTTGGATTAAAAACATTCCTCACTTGCTCGGACGGAACAAAAATTGAGTCTCCCCAATTTTTAAAACAATCATTAAATGCCATTAGGAAAGCTAGCCGACAGCATTCTAAAAAACTCAAAGGTTCATCAAACAGAGAGCGATTTAGAAAAAATCTAGTTCGCAAATATGAGGATATTTCTCATCGTAGACGTGATTGGTTTTGGAAACTCGCTCATAAATTAACAGATAATTTTGATGTGCTTTGTTTTGAAACCTTAAATCTTAAAGGAATGCAACGTCTTTGGGGTAGGAAAATATCAGACTTGGCGAGGCGTGAATTTCTGCAAATTCTAGAATGGATTGCTAAGAAGAAGCATAAACAAGTAGTGTTTGTAGATCAATGGTATCCATCCACAAAAACTTGTTCTAGCTGTGGACACATTTTAGAAAAATTGGATTTGTCGATTAGACGCTGGCGTTGTCCTTCATGTCAATCTGAAAATGATAGAGATGAAAACGCCAGTCTTA
- the glnA gene encoding type I glutamate--ammonia ligase, whose amino-acid sequence MTTPQDVLKMIRDNNIQMIDLKFIDMPGIWQHLTVFHNQIDESSFTDGVPFDGSSIRGWKAINESDMAMVLDPNTAWIDPFMKEPTLSIICSIKEPRTGEWYSRCPRVIAQKAVDYLVSSGLGDTAFFGPEAEFFIFDDVRFDQNSHEGYYYVDSVEGRWNSGKQEGPNLGYKPRYKEGYFPVPPTDTFQDIRTEMLLTMAKCGVPIEKQHHEVATGGQCELGFRFGKLIEAADWLMTYKYVIKNVARKYGKTVTFMPKPVFQDNGSGMHTHQSIWKDGQPLFAGDKYAGLSETALHYIGGILKHAPALLAITNPTTNSYKRLVPGYEAPVNLAYSQGNRSASIRIPLSGTNPKAKRLEFRCPDATSNPYLAFAAMLCAGLDGIKNKIDPGSPLDKNIYELSPEELAKVPSTPGSLELALEALEKDHAFLTEPGVFTEDFVETWISYKLDNEVNPMRLRPHPYEFALYYDC is encoded by the coding sequence ATGACAACCCCACAAGACGTCCTGAAGATGATTCGGGACAACAACATTCAGATGATCGATCTGAAATTCATCGATATGCCAGGGATATGGCAGCACCTGACAGTCTTTCACAATCAAATCGATGAAAGTAGCTTCACAGACGGCGTACCCTTCGATGGTTCCAGTATCCGGGGTTGGAAAGCTATTAACGAATCAGACATGGCAATGGTTCTCGATCCAAACACTGCCTGGATCGACCCATTCATGAAAGAACCGACTCTTAGTATCATTTGTAGTATCAAAGAACCCCGTACGGGCGAATGGTACAGTCGTTGTCCTCGTGTGATTGCTCAAAAAGCAGTAGATTATCTGGTTTCCTCCGGTCTTGGTGACACAGCCTTCTTTGGTCCTGAAGCTGAATTTTTCATCTTTGATGATGTCCGTTTTGACCAAAACTCTCATGAAGGCTACTACTACGTAGACTCAGTTGAAGGGCGTTGGAATTCCGGTAAACAAGAAGGTCCCAACTTGGGTTACAAACCCCGCTACAAAGAGGGTTATTTCCCAGTGCCCCCCACCGATACTTTCCAAGATATTCGTACAGAAATGCTGCTGACAATGGCAAAATGCGGCGTGCCTATTGAAAAGCAGCACCACGAAGTAGCTACTGGTGGTCAGTGCGAACTTGGTTTTCGCTTTGGTAAGTTAATTGAAGCTGCCGACTGGCTGATGACTTACAAATACGTCATCAAGAACGTAGCCAGGAAATATGGTAAAACTGTCACCTTCATGCCTAAGCCTGTCTTCCAAGACAATGGTTCTGGGATGCATACCCACCAATCAATTTGGAAAGACGGTCAACCCCTGTTCGCAGGCGATAAATACGCTGGTTTGAGTGAAACAGCATTGCATTACATCGGTGGCATTCTCAAGCACGCACCAGCACTGTTGGCAATTACCAACCCGACCACTAACTCTTACAAGCGCCTAGTACCTGGTTATGAAGCACCTGTGAACTTGGCTTACTCTCAAGGGAATCGTTCTGCTTCTATTCGTATTCCTCTGTCTGGTACTAACCCCAAAGCCAAGCGCTTAGAGTTCCGTTGTCCTGATGCGACTTCTAACCCCTACTTGGCATTTGCTGCCATGCTTTGTGCTGGTTTAGATGGTATCAAGAACAAAATTGATCCTGGCTCACCTCTGGATAAAAACATTTATGAACTTTCTCCAGAAGAACTGGCGAAAGTTCCCTCCACTCCTGGTTCTTTAGAATTAGCATTGGAAGCACTAGAGAAAGATCATGCTTTCTTGACCGAACCTGGTGTATTCACCGAAGACTTCGTTGAAACTTGGATTTCTTACAAGCTAGACAATGAAGTTAACCCAATGCGTTTACGTCCTCATCCTTACGAATTTGCTCTTTACTACGATTGTTAA
- a CDS encoding Photosystem Q(B) protein 1 codes for MTTIVQRRKEFDFSNLWERFCGWITSTNNRIYIGWFGVLIIPTLLAATICFILAFIAAPGVDMEGIREPIKGSLMDGNNLITATVVPTSAAIGLHFYPIWEAASLDEWLYNGGPYQLIVLHFLIGIWCYLGRLWELSYRLGMRPWIAIAFSANAAAATAVLLVYPIGQGSFADGLPLGIAGTFHFMLAVQANHNILTHPFHMLGVAGVFGGALLSALHGSLVTSTLIRNTDENESINAGYRLGQQQRTYSYLAGHYGFLGRLLIPPFASRNPRAFYFLLAALPTIGIWFAALGVCSVAFNLNGFNFNHSILDSRGAMIPTDADILNRANLGLQAMHAPNTHNFPLILSSGTPISVS; via the coding sequence ATGACGACTATTGTTCAACGTCGAAAAGAATTTGATTTTTCTAATCTCTGGGAGCGATTTTGCGGATGGATTACCAGCACAAATAATCGGATTTACATCGGCTGGTTTGGCGTGCTGATAATTCCTACTTTACTAGCTGCTACTATCTGTTTCATTCTCGCTTTCATTGCTGCTCCTGGCGTAGATATGGAAGGTATTAGAGAGCCAATTAAAGGTTCTTTGATGGATGGTAACAATTTAATTACAGCGACTGTTGTGCCAACTTCTGCTGCGATTGGCTTGCATTTTTATCCAATTTGGGAAGCTGCTTCCTTAGATGAATGGCTTTACAATGGCGGTCCCTATCAGTTGATTGTGCTGCACTTTTTAATTGGTATTTGGTGCTACTTGGGAAGACTTTGGGAACTTAGCTATCGCCTTGGTATGCGTCCTTGGATTGCCATCGCCTTTTCTGCAAATGCCGCAGCCGCAACAGCAGTTTTGCTAGTTTACCCTATTGGTCAAGGTAGCTTTGCTGACGGTCTACCTTTGGGAATTGCAGGGACATTTCACTTTATGCTGGCCGTGCAAGCAAATCACAATATTCTGACGCATCCCTTCCACATGTTGGGGGTTGCTGGAGTCTTTGGCGGCGCACTTTTAAGTGCCTTGCATGGTTCGTTAGTTACCTCAACGCTGATTCGCAATACCGACGAAAATGAATCGATCAATGCTGGGTATCGACTTGGTCAACAGCAAAGGACTTACAGCTACTTAGCAGGTCACTATGGTTTCTTAGGTCGCCTGCTGATTCCACCTTTTGCTAGTCGAAATCCCCGTGCTTTTTATTTCCTGCTTGCTGCCTTGCCAACAATAGGTATTTGGTTTGCTGCACTAGGTGTTTGTTCTGTAGCCTTCAACCTGAACGGATTTAATTTCAATCACTCTATCTTGGATAGTCGGGGTGCAATGATTCCTACAGATGCTGATATTCTCAATCGAGCCAATTTAGGCTTACAAGCTATGCACGCTCCCAATACCCATAATTTTCCACTGATTTTGTCTAGCGGTACACCAATTTCAGTAAGTTGA
- a CDS encoding GTP-binding protein has product MTQPQQVPKNPQETHLNRARASLRQALSWYGNLRKPGQASANPKLAGLVKLELEVLTASLNKLDHNVIVIAAFGLVSRGKSAVLNALLGQKVLQTGPLHGVTQYPRSVRWNLGEQAQVELIDTPGLDEIAGEARSQMAKDVARQADLILFVVAGDITRTEYQALCELRQAQKPLILVFNKIDLYPDTDREKIYKNLQQLGAGSIQAKPLQPDEIVMIAAEPAPIEVRVEWPDGKVTYEWETPPPQIDELKQTLLKILNREGRSLIALNALIQARDAEEAIAFKTIDVRQQEAEELIWQFTKYKAVAVGLNPIAFLDVLGGTVADLALIRSLARLYSLPMTGYEAGRLLKTILFSSGGLLLGELGSSLILGLGKSTAAIASGDNPSNITAFAGSAIAQAGIAGYGAYAVGKAAQVYLEKGCTWGQLGASTVITEILAEVESNTILYRLRQELERNLGMADD; this is encoded by the coding sequence TTGACTCAACCTCAGCAAGTGCCAAAAAACCCACAAGAAACTCATCTCAACCGCGCTCGTGCTAGTCTCAGACAAGCGCTATCCTGGTATGGCAATCTCCGCAAACCCGGACAAGCATCCGCAAACCCAAAATTAGCAGGTTTAGTAAAACTAGAATTAGAGGTTTTAACTGCTAGCCTCAACAAACTAGACCATAATGTGATTGTAATTGCCGCCTTTGGTTTGGTGAGTCGTGGTAAGTCAGCAGTGTTAAATGCTTTGTTAGGGCAAAAGGTTCTCCAAACTGGGCCTCTACATGGTGTAACTCAGTATCCCCGTTCGGTACGTTGGAACCTTGGTGAGCAAGCACAGGTGGAGTTAATTGATACGCCAGGACTAGATGAAATTGCGGGAGAAGCGCGATCGCAAATGGCAAAAGATGTGGCGCGTCAAGCAGATTTGATTTTGTTTGTGGTTGCTGGCGATATTACCCGCACTGAATATCAGGCTTTGTGCGAATTGCGACAGGCACAAAAGCCATTGATTCTCGTGTTTAACAAAATAGACTTGTATCCAGATACAGACCGCGAGAAGATTTACAAAAATTTACAACAACTCGGTGCAGGTAGTATCCAAGCCAAACCCTTACAACCCGATGAAATTGTCATGATTGCGGCGGAACCAGCACCTATAGAAGTACGGGTTGAATGGCCGGATGGGAAGGTAACTTATGAATGGGAGACACCACCCCCCCAAATAGACGAACTCAAACAGACTCTTTTGAAAATTCTCAACCGGGAAGGGCGATCGCTAATTGCTTTAAATGCACTTATCCAAGCGCGAGATGCTGAAGAAGCGATCGCATTCAAAACCATCGATGTACGTCAACAAGAAGCAGAAGAATTAATTTGGCAATTTACCAAATATAAAGCTGTCGCTGTCGGGTTAAATCCGATCGCTTTTTTAGATGTCTTAGGTGGAACTGTTGCCGACTTAGCCTTAATTCGTTCCTTAGCAAGGTTGTATAGTTTACCTATGACTGGTTACGAAGCCGGGAGACTATTAAAAACTATTTTATTTAGTTCTGGTGGTTTGCTACTAGGGGAATTAGGTAGCAGTTTGATTTTAGGCTTAGGTAAAAGTACGGCAGCTATTGCCAGTGGTGATAATCCTAGTAATATAACAGCCTTTGCCGGAAGTGCGATCGCTCAAGCTGGGATCGCAGGCTATGGAGCGTATGCAGTCGGTAAAGCTGCCCAAGTATATCTAGAGAAAGGCTGTACGTGGGGACAACTAGGTGCTAGCACTGTTATTACAGAAATTTTGGCTGAGGTAGAATCAAATACAATTTTGTATCGTTTGCGGCAGGAATTGGAACGAAACTTAGGTATGGCGGATGACTAA
- a CDS encoding class I SAM-dependent methyltransferase — MSDTLTKLTYQTFQQGKNYFGLAHKTLSARLLNLISPVEQQAKPIPIEVIPKLQQRLDNLLEIDWQDAERGIYPTSLLFDNPWQDFFQYYPVVCLDIFQMWERAKQKKYQDFPPNVETSGYPSYYVQNFHHQTDGYLSDLSANLYDLQVEILFGGTADPMRRRILAPLKEELRFFADTVSQQVRILDVACGTGRTLKMIRAALPQASLSGTDLSPAYLRKANELLSQIPGELPQLLQANAEELPYLDNYFHAVTSVFLFHELPAAVRQRVIEQCYRVTKPGGVFIICDSIQMSDSPEMELLMENFHEIYHEPYYKHYMTDDLVERLEKAGFENVEVQVHFMSKYLIAHKPV, encoded by the coding sequence ATGTCCGACACATTAACGAAGCTGACTTATCAAACTTTTCAGCAAGGCAAAAACTACTTTGGTTTGGCTCATAAAACATTGAGCGCACGCTTGTTAAATTTAATTTCTCCTGTTGAGCAGCAAGCCAAACCCATTCCTATTGAAGTTATACCCAAACTTCAACAAAGACTGGATAATCTACTGGAAATTGATTGGCAAGATGCAGAGCGGGGCATCTATCCTACCAGCTTGCTGTTTGATAATCCTTGGCAAGACTTTTTCCAATACTACCCAGTAGTCTGCCTAGATATATTCCAAATGTGGGAGCGGGCTAAGCAGAAGAAGTATCAAGACTTTCCCCCAAATGTGGAAACTTCTGGTTATCCCAGTTACTATGTACAGAACTTCCATCACCAAACAGATGGCTACTTGAGTGACTTGTCAGCCAATCTCTACGATTTACAGGTAGAAATTCTGTTCGGCGGTACAGCCGATCCAATGCGACGGCGAATTCTTGCACCCCTCAAAGAAGAGCTAAGATTTTTTGCTGATACAGTATCCCAGCAAGTACGTATTTTAGATGTAGCTTGTGGAACGGGTCGAACTTTGAAGATGATTCGTGCAGCTTTACCGCAAGCATCCCTATCTGGTACGGATTTGTCACCAGCTTATTTGCGAAAGGCAAATGAATTGTTAAGCCAAATCCCAGGAGAATTGCCACAACTGTTGCAGGCAAATGCTGAAGAGTTACCCTACCTGGATAATTATTTTCATGCAGTGACTTCTGTGTTTCTTTTCCATGAATTGCCGGCGGCAGTACGCCAGCGAGTCATTGAACAATGCTACCGGGTAACAAAACCAGGAGGAGTATTTATAATTTGTGACTCTATTCAAATGAGCGATTCTCCAGAAATGGAACTTCTGATGGAGAACTTCCACGAAATTTACCACGAACCCTACTATAAGCATTACATGACTGATGATTTGGTAGAGCGCTTAGAAAAAGCTGGTTTTGAGAATGTGGAAGTGCAAGTTCATTTCATGAGCAAATATTTGATCGCTCACAAGCCAGTTTAA
- a CDS encoding ATP-binding protein, giving the protein MKLFYSQGFAKVPLRVILIVPFVVQISTSVGLVGYLSFKNGQKAVNELADQVMNKTNSLVNQHLDTYLAIPHQINQMNADAVKTGLLDLQDFESVGKYMWKQMQLYKNFSYNGYTLVTGQGAGSGNYPASKFITLDLYPTAINRVSKVYSYATDSQGNRSKLLSTYDYNTFAQPWAINTVKAGKQIWSGINAWDGEAGYIAASAGYPIYDKNGKLFAVFGIDLLLSSISDFLRQIHVSQNGSVFIIERNGLLVANSSNQKPYVIVNRQTKRLAATDSRDPLIQATAKYLQQRLGDLQQIQEKQQLTFDFKGDRQYVKVTPWRDQFGLDWLVVVTVPEADFMGQINTNTRTTIALCLLTLVVASIVGIYTSRWFTQPILQLSQASQAIANGKLNRLVEVKGINELEILAQSFNHMARQLQESFTALETANQQLEKTNAELEQRVEVRTAELQATIAELHYTQAQMVQSEKMSALGQMVAGVAHEINNPVNFIHGNVTYVEEYTQDLLRLVQLYQKYLPEPPLEIQEELVAIDFDFLEQDLTKILQSMRMGTNRIREIVLSLRNFSRLDEAEVKEVDIHEGIDSTLVILNNRLKAKPDRPEIQVIKEYGNLPLVECYAGQLNQVFMNILSNAIDALEERDRNHTPEEIQAQPSTIHISTAAQHRTVTISIKDNGAGITEVVRSKLFDPFFTTKPVGKGTGLGLAISYQIVTEKHGGKLFCYSQPGQGAEFLIELPILQASAYPQVYTNLV; this is encoded by the coding sequence ATGAAATTATTTTATTCCCAGGGCTTTGCAAAAGTTCCTTTACGAGTGATCTTAATTGTTCCCTTCGTAGTTCAAATTTCTACCTCTGTTGGTTTAGTCGGATATCTATCCTTCAAAAACGGGCAGAAAGCAGTCAACGAACTTGCTGATCAAGTAATGAACAAAACTAACAGCCTAGTCAATCAGCATCTTGATACCTATCTAGCGATTCCCCATCAAATTAATCAAATGAACGCGGATGCTGTCAAGACGGGGTTGCTGGATTTACAGGACTTTGAAAGTGTAGGAAAATACATGTGGAAACAGATGCAGCTCTATAAAAATTTCAGCTACAACGGCTACACTCTAGTTACTGGTCAAGGGGCTGGTTCTGGTAATTATCCGGCAAGTAAATTTATCACGTTAGATTTATATCCTACTGCTATCAACAGAGTATCTAAGGTTTATTCCTATGCTACGGATTCCCAGGGCAACCGAAGTAAGCTACTTAGTACATATGATTACAATACTTTTGCACAACCTTGGGCTATAAATACAGTAAAAGCTGGTAAACAGATTTGGAGTGGTATCAATGCTTGGGATGGCGAGGCTGGTTATATTGCTGCTTCTGCTGGCTATCCTATTTATGACAAAAATGGTAAATTGTTTGCTGTTTTTGGCATAGATTTATTGCTGTCGAGTATTAGTGATTTTCTGCGGCAAATTCATGTGAGTCAAAATGGTAGTGTTTTTATTATTGAGCGCAACGGATTATTGGTTGCCAATTCCAGTAATCAAAAACCCTATGTGATAGTTAATCGTCAAACCAAACGATTAGCTGCAACTGATAGCCGTGATCCTCTAATTCAAGCTACTGCTAAGTACTTACAGCAAAGACTGGGGGACTTGCAACAAATTCAAGAAAAGCAGCAGTTAACGTTTGATTTTAAAGGCGATCGCCAATATGTCAAAGTTACTCCCTGGCGTGATCAATTTGGTTTGGACTGGCTTGTGGTTGTAACTGTCCCCGAGGCTGATTTTATGGGACAAATCAACACCAATACCCGTACTACAATCGCCTTGTGCTTGTTGACTTTGGTAGTAGCTTCAATAGTTGGCATTTATACATCTCGTTGGTTTACTCAACCCATATTACAGTTGAGTCAGGCAAGTCAGGCAATTGCTAATGGAAAATTAAATCGCCTAGTAGAAGTCAAAGGAATTAATGAGTTAGAAATTCTTGCTCAATCCTTCAACCACATGGCTAGACAGTTGCAAGAATCTTTTACAGCTTTAGAAACAGCCAACCAACAATTAGAGAAGACTAACGCTGAACTCGAACAACGCGTGGAAGTACGCACAGCTGAACTCCAAGCAACCATTGCGGAACTGCACTACACCCAAGCGCAGATGGTGCAGAGTGAAAAAATGTCAGCCCTTGGTCAAATGGTGGCAGGAGTCGCCCATGAAATCAACAATCCAGTTAATTTTATTCACGGTAATGTGACTTATGTAGAGGAATACACTCAGGATTTATTGCGCTTGGTGCAACTTTATCAAAAATATTTACCCGAACCACCTCTAGAAATTCAAGAGGAACTTGTAGCCATAGATTTTGACTTTTTAGAGCAGGATTTAACTAAGATACTCCAATCAATGCGGATGGGAACCAACCGTATTCGTGAAATTGTGTTGTCATTGCGAAACTTCTCGCGATTAGATGAAGCAGAGGTGAAAGAAGTTGATATTCATGAAGGTATCGATAGTACACTGGTGATTTTGAACAATCGTCTCAAGGCTAAGCCAGATCGTCCCGAAATCCAGGTGATCAAAGAGTACGGAAATTTACCTTTAGTAGAGTGCTATGCAGGGCAATTAAATCAGGTGTTTATGAATATTCTCAGCAATGCCATAGATGCATTGGAAGAACGCGATCGCAACCATACACCAGAGGAAATTCAAGCTCAACCAAGCACAATTCACATATCAACTGCTGCTCAACATCGGACTGTTACTATTAGTATTAAGGATAATGGAGCTGGTATCACCGAGGTAGTACGTTCCAAGCTGTTTGATCCGTTTTTTACTACTAAGCCAGTTGGTAAAGGCACAGGCTTGGGTTTAGCCATTAGCTACCAAATTGTGACTGAAAAACATGGTGGAAAGCTTTTTTGTTATTCTCAACCAGGACAGGGAGCAGAGTTTTTGATTGAACTTCCCATACTGCAAGCATCTGCTTATCCACAAGTCTACACAAATTTAGTGTAA
- a CDS encoding TlyA family RNA methyltransferase, which translates to MAKKRLDVLLVELDLCSSRQQAQRLIQAGEVTVDGKLVDKPGTEVEVAAEVKVKERSRFVSRGGEKLAKALQEFAITVEGRVCLDGGISTGGFTDCLLQAGAKLVYGVDVGYGQVDWKLRNDPRVILKERTNLRYLTPDELYDVSPLVETEGDYADLVVVDVSFISLTKILPALWQLTQPQREAVLLVKPQFEVGKSRVGKKGVVRDPKDHADAIAQVLQAAVELGWHYKGLTWSPVTGPAGNIEYLLWLGMDSEIAPPNLEAIEQVTKSAVVDFRES; encoded by the coding sequence TTGGCAAAGAAGAGATTGGATGTTTTATTGGTAGAACTTGATTTATGTTCTTCTAGGCAACAGGCACAACGGTTAATTCAAGCGGGAGAAGTGACTGTTGATGGTAAGCTTGTTGATAAGCCGGGGACAGAGGTTGAGGTTGCTGCTGAGGTTAAGGTTAAGGAGCGATCGCGTTTTGTTTCTCGTGGGGGTGAAAAACTTGCCAAAGCGCTGCAAGAGTTTGCTATCACTGTAGAAGGTCGTGTTTGTTTAGATGGTGGCATTTCTACAGGGGGTTTTACTGATTGTCTCCTGCAAGCTGGGGCAAAGTTAGTTTATGGTGTTGATGTCGGTTACGGACAAGTTGACTGGAAGTTACGTAATGACCCACGAGTTATTTTGAAAGAACGCACGAATTTACGCTATCTAACGCCTGATGAGTTGTATGATGTATCCCCCCTAGTAGAAACGGAGGGGGATTATGCTGATTTGGTGGTGGTGGATGTTTCGTTTATTTCGTTAACGAAAATTCTGCCTGCGTTGTGGCAATTAACTCAACCTCAGCGTGAAGCGGTTTTGTTAGTGAAACCTCAATTTGAAGTGGGGAAGAGTCGTGTTGGGAAAAAAGGGGTGGTACGTGATCCCAAAGATCATGCTGATGCGATCGCTCAGGTGTTACAAGCAGCTGTTGAGCTAGGATGGCATTACAAAGGTCTAACTTGGTCGCCTGTGACTGGGCCAGCAGGAAATATTGAGTATCTTTTGTGGTTAGGAATGGATAGTGAGATAGCACCGCCAAATTTAGAAGCTATTGAGCAAGTTACAAAATCTGCTGTTGTTGATTTTAGAGAAAGTTAA
- the apcB gene encoding allophycocyanin subunit beta, producing the protein MRDAVTSLIKNYDVAGRYFDRNAIDSLKSYFESGTARVQAAGAINANAAAIVKQAGSQLFDEQPELIRPGGNAYTTRRYAACLRDMDYYLRYATYAIVAGSMDVLDERVLQGLRETYNSLGVPIGPTVRGIQIMKDIVKQQLAEAGVSGASFVDEPFDYMTSELSEKDI; encoded by the coding sequence ATGCGGGATGCAGTCACAAGTTTAATTAAGAATTATGACGTTGCTGGGCGGTATTTTGACCGGAATGCGATCGACAGTCTCAAGTCCTATTTTGAAAGTGGGACAGCACGAGTACAAGCCGCAGGAGCTATTAATGCAAATGCGGCAGCAATTGTCAAGCAGGCTGGTTCGCAATTATTTGATGAACAGCCAGAGTTGATTCGTCCCGGCGGTAATGCCTACACTACCCGGCGGTATGCGGCTTGTCTGCGGGATATGGATTACTACCTGCGCTATGCTACTTATGCGATTGTTGCTGGCAGTATGGATGTACTGGATGAGCGTGTGCTGCAAGGTTTACGGGAAACTTATAATTCTTTGGGTGTTCCCATTGGCCCTACAGTTCGTGGTATCCAAATTATGAAGGATATTGTCAAGCAGCAATTGGCAGAAGCTGGTGTTAGTGGTGCTAGCTTTGTAGATGAGCCGTTTGACTACATGACCAGCGAGTTGAGTGAGAAGGATATTTAG
- a CDS encoding Calvin cycle protein CP12 produces the protein MTSQTLDIFQALDEARMICDQEGTNSNECILAWEIVEKLRAEQSRQQQITKRKTDLERYCEIHPEAVECRIYDN, from the coding sequence ATGACATCACAAACTTTAGATATCTTTCAAGCACTCGATGAGGCTCGTATGATTTGTGACCAAGAAGGAACTAACTCAAATGAATGTATTTTAGCTTGGGAAATAGTGGAAAAATTAAGAGCAGAGCAATCTCGCCAACAGCAAATCACAAAACGTAAAACAGACCTAGAACGCTACTGTGAAATTCATCCAGAAGCTGTTGAGTGTCGGATTTACGACAATTAA
- the tnpA gene encoding IS200/IS605 family transposase, producing MKTVYNHYNHAVGLATVHLIWIPCRRARVFANNENLKLRCIEVFQSVANDKKWIIKALEVAPDHIHLLVEYDPHHSISQIVKAFKGRSSRLLRKEFPELLRLPSLWTHSYMFDTTGKISTQKVLEYINDPLHG from the coding sequence ATGAAAACTGTTTATAATCATTACAATCATGCTGTTGGATTAGCTACTGTCCATTTAATCTGGATACCATGCAGACGCGCTCGTGTATTCGCTAATAACGAAAACTTAAAACTTCGATGCATTGAAGTATTCCAGTCTGTTGCTAATGACAAGAAGTGGATTATCAAAGCATTAGAAGTTGCGCCGGATCATATACATCTACTAGTTGAATATGATCCGCACCACTCAATATCTCAAATAGTTAAAGCTTTTAAAGGAAGGTCATCAAGACTACTAAGAAAAGAATTTCCAGAATTATTGAGATTACCTAGCTTATGGACACATTCTTATATGTTTGACACGACTGGAAAGATTAGTACTCAGAAGGTTTTAGAGTATATTAATGACCCCCTTCACGGATGA